One window of Candidatus Zixiibacteriota bacterium genomic DNA carries:
- the elbB gene encoding isoprenoid biosynthesis glyoxalase ElbB: protein MKKVAVILAGCGVFDGSEIYEGTLTLLYLDQNDAQVTCFAPQKKQYHVIDHTRSEPVEEESRDVYTESARLARGNIKPITELKVDDFDAVVFPGGFGAAKNLCTFAFDGPDCEIDSEVERVIKDTLEKKKVLGTICISPATVARALKDSGKNPKLTVGTDQGTMDALKAMNAEPVAREVSEIAVDEDNKIVSTPAYMLGQRISEVA from the coding sequence ATGAAGAAAGTCGCAGTTATTCTCGCCGGATGCGGCGTGTTTGACGGTTCCGAGATATACGAGGGCACACTTACACTCCTGTACCTTGATCAGAACGATGCCCAGGTGACTTGTTTTGCTCCACAGAAAAAGCAGTATCATGTTATAGACCACACCAGGAGTGAACCGGTCGAGGAAGAAAGCCGTGATGTCTACACCGAGTCGGCCCGTCTGGCCAGGGGCAATATAAAGCCGATTACCGAACTGAAGGTCGATGACTTCGACGCGGTCGTATTTCCGGGCGGTTTCGGGGCTGCCAAGAATCTCTGCACTTTCGCTTTCGACGGTCCCGACTGCGAGATCGACAGCGAAGTCGAACGGGTGATCAAGGATACTCTCGAAAAGAAAAAAGTCCTCGGCACTATCTGTATTTCCCCGGCTACCGTGGCCCGTGCGTTGAAAGATTCCGGCAAAAATCCGAAGCTTACGGTTGGCACCGACCAGGGTACTATGGATGCTCTCAAGGCGATGAATGCTGAGCCGGTCGCCAGGGAAGTGAGCGAAATTGCTGTTGATGAAGACAACAAGATCGTCTCGACCCCGGCCTATATGCTTGGACAGCGGATTTCAGAAGTTGC